A window of the Aliivibrio salmonicida LFI1238 genome harbors these coding sequences:
- a CDS encoding MltF family protein codes for MSEFLSHFEQALKKQNRHMRIRIIPVAQDDLIRSLESGIGDIAVGHLAVTKNRLKHIDFSTPTIKDSAEWLITSKEEAPIETIYDLSGREIWVKGSSSYFETLQNLNNQLAREHYSPMDVHFLEESLGENEILEMVENKLLPATVIENYRALLWKKIIPNIQYHDEFPLKEDINIAWAMRKDSPQLSKVVNQYITKIKKGSFLGNLIYKKYLNDNDDRWLAKILRSDSIDRLNQFSGLFKQYSDMYNLDWLLTSALAYQESRLNNNVISHKGAVGIMQVLPTTAQDRNVRINDINLLENNIHAGIKYLSFVHKRYFDKPEISPDNQLYFSLAAYNAGPANIRRIRNMARINGYNPNIWFNNVELMAIKYISKEPVHYVSNISRYYVIYKQITQLEEHKKQRNVSTSSFF; via the coding sequence ATTTCGGAATTTCTTTCGCACTTTGAACAAGCATTAAAAAAACAAAATCGTCACATGCGCATACGCATTATCCCAGTCGCTCAAGATGATCTGATCCGCTCTCTTGAATCCGGTATTGGAGACATTGCTGTTGGGCACTTAGCGGTGACCAAAAATCGCCTAAAGCATATTGATTTCAGTACTCCCACCATTAAAGACAGTGCCGAATGGCTTATCACTTCAAAAGAAGAAGCGCCTATTGAAACCATTTATGATCTTTCAGGAAGAGAGATCTGGGTAAAAGGCAGTTCCAGTTATTTTGAAACCCTACAAAATCTAAATAACCAATTAGCCAGAGAGCATTATTCTCCAATGGATGTTCATTTTTTAGAAGAGTCTCTTGGAGAGAATGAAATACTCGAAATGGTAGAAAATAAATTGCTTCCTGCCACCGTTATTGAAAATTATCGAGCACTGTTATGGAAAAAGATCATTCCTAACATTCAATACCATGATGAATTTCCCCTAAAAGAAGACATCAATATTGCATGGGCAATGCGAAAAGACAGCCCACAGCTGTCAAAAGTAGTGAATCAATACATTACAAAAATCAAAAAAGGCTCATTCTTAGGGAATCTTATTTATAAAAAATACCTTAATGATAATGATGACCGATGGTTAGCAAAAATCTTACGATCTGACAGTATCGATAGACTAAACCAGTTTTCAGGATTATTTAAACAATATTCAGACATGTACAATCTCGACTGGTTATTAACTTCGGCGCTTGCCTACCAAGAATCAAGATTAAACAACAATGTCATCTCTCATAAAGGTGCGGTTGGTATTATGCAAGTGTTGCCAACAACGGCACAAGATCGCAATGTTCGCATTAATGATATCAATCTATTAGAAAATAACATTCACGCAGGGATAAAATACCTTAGCTTTGTGCATAAACGCTATTTTGATAAGCCTGAAATTTCCCCTGATAATCAACTCTATTTTTCTCTTGCGGCTTATAATGCAGGACCTGCAAACATAAGGCGCATTAGAAACATGGCTAGAATAAATGGATATAATCCAAATATTTGGTTCAATAACGTTGAATTAATGGCAATAAAATACATCAGTAAAGAGCCCGTGCACTATGTGTCAAACATCAGCCGTTATTACGTCATTTATAAGCAAATAACACAATTAGAAGAACATAAAAAACAGCGTAATGTGTCGACCTCTTCTTTCTTTTAA
- a CDS encoding cobyric acid synthase: protein MNTFAPLMVQGTTSDAGKTVLVAGLCRVLSNKGIQVAPFKPQNMALNSAVTEDGGEIGRAQALQADAARVKPHVHMNPILLKPNTDIGAQVIVQGKAIETMDAWGFQDYKKLAMPYVLESFAYLNDHYQCVVVEGAGSPAEINLRENDIANMGFAEAADVPVIIVADIDRGGVFAHLYGTLALLSESEQARVKGFVINRFRGDISLLVPGLEWLEEKTGKPVLGVIPYLHGLNLEAEDAIKSEQQEKGQFVVKVPVVTRISNHTDFDSLRLHPDIDLQFVGKGQSLSGADFIILPGSKSVQADLNYLRSQGWDKDIERHLRFGGKVMGICGGYQMLGEQLSDPLGIEGEPSLIDGLGHLAISTELKKQKQLTLVEGELHLPNQSSAKVKGYEIHAGVSIHTAGAHLPVIINSESIVRYDGALNHEGSIFGTYLHGIFDEPEAFEAIMSWAGLKESKAIDMKEIQEEAIERIAASIEESLDLSQLWPSLFEKKAAY from the coding sequence ATGAACACTTTTGCTCCGTTAATGGTTCAAGGAACGACTTCTGATGCTGGTAAAACAGTCTTAGTGGCAGGGTTATGCCGAGTACTCTCTAATAAAGGGATTCAAGTTGCCCCTTTTAAACCTCAGAATATGGCACTTAACAGTGCTGTAACGGAAGATGGTGGTGAAATTGGCCGAGCTCAAGCACTGCAAGCGGATGCTGCTAGAGTAAAACCACATGTTCATATGAATCCTATCTTATTGAAGCCGAACACCGACATTGGCGCTCAAGTCATTGTTCAAGGAAAAGCCATTGAAACGATGGATGCGTGGGGGTTTCAAGATTACAAAAAACTTGCCATGCCTTATGTTCTAGAGTCTTTCGCTTACCTGAATGACCATTATCAATGTGTTGTGGTTGAAGGGGCGGGAAGTCCTGCGGAAATAAACCTGCGTGAAAATGACATTGCAAATATGGGGTTTGCAGAAGCCGCTGATGTTCCTGTGATCATCGTTGCTGACATTGACCGTGGTGGTGTGTTCGCCCATCTTTATGGCACATTGGCGTTATTGTCTGAATCTGAACAAGCACGAGTCAAAGGGTTTGTAATTAATCGCTTTCGTGGTGATATTTCTTTGCTTGTTCCCGGCCTTGAATGGCTAGAAGAAAAAACAGGCAAACCTGTACTCGGTGTTATCCCTTATTTACACGGATTAAACTTAGAGGCGGAAGACGCCATTAAGAGTGAGCAACAAGAGAAAGGCCAATTTGTGGTTAAGGTGCCAGTGGTTACTCGTATCAGCAATCACACCGATTTTGATTCATTGCGTTTGCATCCAGATATCGATCTTCAATTTGTAGGTAAAGGACAATCGCTGTCTGGCGCTGACTTTATTATTCTTCCTGGTAGTAAGTCGGTTCAGGCCGATTTGAATTACCTTAGATCTCAAGGGTGGGATAAAGATATTGAAAGACACCTTCGTTTTGGTGGCAAAGTAATGGGAATTTGTGGTGGTTATCAAATGCTAGGAGAGCAGCTTTCTGATCCGCTAGGAATCGAAGGCGAACCCTCATTAATTGATGGATTAGGGCATTTGGCAATATCAACCGAGCTTAAAAAACAAAAGCAGCTAACCTTAGTTGAAGGGGAGTTGCATCTTCCAAATCAATCATCAGCAAAAGTGAAAGGGTATGAAATCCATGCTGGCGTCAGTATACATACTGCCGGAGCTCATCTTCCTGTGATCATTAATAGTGAAAGCATTGTAAGGTATGACGGAGCTTTAAATCATGAAGGGTCTATATTTGGGACTTATTTACACGGTATCTTTGATGAACCAGAAGCCTTTGAAGCTATTATGTCTTGGGCTGGCTTGAAAGAAAGTAAAGCCATTGATATGAAAGAAATTCAAGAAGAGGCGATTGAGCGTATTGCGGCTTCTATTGAAGAAAGTTTGGATTTATCACAACTCTGGCCAAGTTTGTTTGAAAAGAAAGCAGCGTATTAA
- a CDS encoding YgiW/YdeI family stress tolerance OB fold protein yields MKKTIIAITAALILSPTIALANNGDHNNKHAQLNYTGPVTTTTVAELLKDTSMFAEQDATIDGRIVRHIRKDKYVFSDGTTEIQIEIDDDISLPTAINETTKVRIFGEYEGGSTPEIEVDRLQTL; encoded by the coding sequence ATGAAAAAGACAATCATTGCAATTACAGCCGCTCTAATCTTATCTCCAACCATCGCTCTGGCTAACAATGGCGACCATAACAATAAACACGCTCAATTAAACTACACTGGCCCAGTAACAACAACGACGGTTGCTGAGTTATTAAAAGACACGAGCATGTTCGCAGAGCAAGACGCAACCATTGATGGACGTATCGTTCGCCATATTCGTAAAGACAAATACGTATTCTCAGATGGTACGACTGAAATTCAAATCGAAATTGATGACGACATTTCATTACCAACGGCGATTAATGAAACGACTAAAGTCCGCATTTTTGGTGAATATGAAGGTGGAAGTACCCCTGAGATTGAAGTAGATCGCCTACAAACCCTATAA
- a CDS encoding MltF family protein has translation MDSLRRFIWVLLFIPQLAFSIELSPMTQTPYVGDLKVLEKKGTIRVLVSADLGFYYIEKGQPKGIIAEFLHHFELHLRKNNINVNVQVIPIPRDDLFNALESGFGDLAVANLTITPQRLKSVDFSDPVISNSKEWLVGSKSAPAITSFEDLSGKEVWVRPSSSYFESLQRINKQLSAQDIPPISVQFLEENLQDYELMEMLNQDILPITVIDSHKSQLWTKVMKNITIYEDLPIRTNANIGWAMRQNSPQLKSAVNKYVRTIRQGSFLGNVIYKKYLDNTKWLKKALNPETVTQFKSLAVLFEQYADKYEFDWLMISAQAYQESKFNNRLVSHMGAVGIMQVLPQTAKEPYINIKKFRQLEHNIHAGVKYMSFVHKRYFLKPEITEENQMYFSLAAYNAGPANVRKMRRMAVKHGYNPNVWFNNVEIMAQKYVSKEPVHYVANISRYYVIYKQIYKLQAHREQQNASNYKLF, from the coding sequence ATGGATAGTTTACGTAGATTTATATGGGTATTATTATTTATACCCCAACTGGCTTTTTCTATTGAGTTATCCCCCATGACTCAAACTCCTTATGTTGGGGATTTAAAAGTATTAGAAAAAAAAGGCACCATTAGGGTACTTGTCTCTGCCGATCTTGGATTTTATTACATAGAAAAGGGACAACCTAAAGGCATTATTGCTGAATTCCTCCATCACTTTGAACTCCATTTACGAAAAAATAATATCAACGTGAATGTCCAAGTGATCCCTATTCCTAGAGACGATTTATTCAATGCGTTAGAAAGTGGGTTTGGCGATCTTGCCGTTGCCAATTTAACGATCACACCTCAACGTTTAAAATCGGTTGATTTCAGTGATCCTGTTATTAGCAACAGTAAAGAATGGTTAGTCGGTTCAAAAAGTGCGCCTGCCATTACCTCTTTTGAAGATCTCTCAGGCAAAGAAGTATGGGTTAGACCAAGCTCTAGCTACTTTGAAAGTTTACAAAGAATCAATAAGCAACTTTCAGCACAAGATATTCCACCTATCAGTGTTCAATTCCTAGAAGAAAACCTACAAGATTACGAACTGATGGAGATGCTTAACCAAGATATATTACCTATCACGGTGATTGACAGCCATAAATCACAATTATGGACTAAGGTAATGAAAAACATCACTATCTATGAAGATCTTCCAATCAGAACAAATGCAAATATTGGCTGGGCAATGCGCCAAAATAGCCCCCAATTAAAATCTGCTGTAAACAAATACGTAAGAACCATTCGTCAAGGTTCCTTCTTAGGTAACGTCATTTACAAGAAATACCTTGATAATACCAAGTGGCTAAAAAAAGCCCTTAACCCTGAAACCGTAACGCAATTTAAAAGTTTGGCGGTCTTGTTTGAACAATACGCCGACAAGTATGAATTTGATTGGTTAATGATCTCAGCTCAAGCGTATCAAGAATCCAAGTTCAATAACCGCCTCGTTTCTCATATGGGTGCCGTTGGTATTATGCAAGTACTGCCACAAACCGCAAAAGAACCGTATATCAATATCAAAAAATTTAGACAACTAGAACATAATATTCACGCAGGTGTGAAATACATGAGTTTTGTACATAAACGCTATTTTTTGAAACCGGAGATCACTGAAGAAAATCAAATGTACTTTTCATTAGCGGCTTACAATGCAGGACCTGCGAATGTAAGAAAAATGCGAAGAATGGCGGTTAAACACGGGTATAACCCTAATGTTTGGTTTAATAATGTAGAAATCATGGCTCAGAAATACGTTAGCAAAGAGCCTGTTCATTATGTTGCCAATATCAGCCGTTATTACGTTATCTACAAACAAATATATAAGCTACAAGCCCATAGAGAGCAGCAGAATGCATCTAATTATAAGTTGTTCTAA
- a CDS encoding amino acid aminotransferase produces the protein MLQNIATPAKDPILSLSIEYRADDRDNKVDLGIGVYRNDQGHTPIMKAVSDSAKAIAAEQTTKAYVGLAGCEVFNQSMVDLLLRDTSAYERVSAIQTPGASGALRMIADLIKSTEPGATVWISNPSYINHQPVMEAAGLKVKHYSYFNPVTKHVDSEAMMADLAKAGPKDIILLHGCCHNPTGADIRLSDWIAITELALKNGFIPFVDIAYQGFGDGLESDAAGLRFMAERVPQMFIATSCSKNFGLYRERTGAAMVIAANIEIAMNAKAKLLQMARATYTMPPDHGAAIVGRILNDAALTLSWRTELDEMQKRLLGLRSNLCAALRDETQSTQFDFIEQHKGMFSVIGFNGDQMAQLKSDHGIYAVGDGRINIAGMQEQHIDYVAKSVASVANK, from the coding sequence ATGCTGCAAAATATAGCGACTCCTGCTAAAGATCCCATTCTTTCTCTCTCTATTGAATACCGTGCTGATGATCGCGACAACAAAGTCGATCTCGGCATTGGTGTTTATCGTAACGACCAAGGTCATACTCCAATCATGAAAGCGGTGAGTGATTCAGCGAAAGCTATCGCTGCTGAGCAAACCACAAAAGCGTACGTTGGCCTTGCTGGTTGTGAAGTCTTTAACCAAAGCATGGTTGATCTGTTATTACGTGATACGTCTGCTTATGAGCGTGTTTCTGCCATTCAAACGCCTGGTGCCAGTGGCGCATTGCGCATGATTGCCGATTTAATTAAATCAACAGAACCAGGCGCGACAGTTTGGATAAGTAATCCAAGTTACATTAATCATCAACCGGTAATGGAAGCGGCAGGCTTAAAGGTTAAGCATTACTCTTATTTTAATCCTGTAACGAAACATGTTGATAGTGAAGCGATGATGGCTGATTTAGCCAAGGCTGGACCTAAAGACATCATCTTGCTGCACGGTTGTTGTCATAACCCAACAGGGGCTGATATACGTCTGTCTGATTGGATAGCAATTACTGAATTGGCGTTGAAAAACGGCTTTATTCCTTTTGTTGATATTGCCTACCAAGGTTTTGGTGATGGCTTAGAATCTGATGCAGCAGGGTTACGCTTTATGGCGGAGCGTGTGCCTCAAATGTTTATTGCGACGTCATGTTCTAAAAACTTTGGTTTGTACCGTGAACGCACTGGTGCAGCAATGGTTATTGCAGCCAATATTGAGATTGCGATGAACGCCAAAGCGAAATTATTGCAAATGGCACGAGCGACTTACACCATGCCACCTGATCACGGTGCGGCCATTGTGGGGCGAATCTTAAACGATGCGGCATTAACATTATCATGGCGTACTGAGTTAGATGAGATGCAAAAACGTTTACTTGGTTTACGTTCGAATCTGTGTGCGGCGCTGCGTGATGAAACGCAATCGACTCAGTTTGATTTTATTGAACAACATAAAGGCATGTTTTCTGTGATTGGCTTCAATGGCGATCAAATGGCACAGTTAAAATCTGACCATGGAATTTATGCGGTAGGGGACGGTCGTATTAATATTGCAGGAATGCAAGAGCAGCATATTGATTATGTTGCAAAATCCGTTGCCTCTGTTGCAAATAAGTAA
- the nrdG gene encoding anaerobic ribonucleoside-triphosphate reductase-activating protein, with amino-acid sequence MNYHVYHSIDVINGPGTRCTLFVSGCEHNCKGCYNKSTLNPNSGHVFCQELEDKIIADLNDTRIHRRGLSLSGGDPLHPANCEAVLKLVKRVNSECENKDIWMWTGYTLSELNPTQQEIVNLVDTLIDGRFEQEKADPSLDWRGSSNQIIHYFNEL; translated from the coding sequence ATGAATTATCACGTATATCATTCAATTGATGTGATTAACGGACCGGGTACACGCTGTACCCTGTTTGTTTCTGGTTGTGAGCACAACTGTAAAGGGTGCTATAACAAGTCCACATTAAATCCAAACTCAGGTCATGTATTTTGTCAGGAATTGGAAGATAAGATCATTGCCGATTTGAATGATACGCGTATTCATCGTCGAGGGTTGTCGCTGTCAGGTGGCGATCCTCTTCATCCAGCCAATTGTGAGGCAGTGCTTAAGTTAGTTAAACGAGTTAACTCTGAATGTGAGAATAAAGACATTTGGATGTGGACAGGTTATACGTTAAGCGAGCTTAACCCAACGCAGCAAGAGATTGTGAATTTGGTTGATACGTTAATCGATGGCCGATTTGAGCAAGAGAAAGCGGATCCATCATTAGATTGGCGTGGAAGCAGTAATCAAATCATTCATTATTTTAATGAGTTGTAA
- the modC gene encoding molybdenum ABC transporter ATP-binding protein ModC translates to MLVIDIQKQLGDLDLNVQLSLPSSGISAIFGRSGAGKSSLANLISGLTSPDSGRISLNSSLLFDSDKKISVPPERRHIGYVFQDARLFPHYKVEGNLLYGCNGKRTARFDDVVSLLDIEPLLDRHPHSLSGGEKQRVAIGRAILSEPDLLVMDEPLASLDLPRKREVMPYLERLAKEIKIPIIYVTHSLDEILRLADHMVLLNDGKVSLSGDITSVWSSQEMRPWVSMSEQSTLLEGIVDHHHETYLMSFVQLSDRQGIWVKKTDASVVLDQHIRLRIRANDVSLIKTEPCSSSIRNILPVTVVAIEKDRENDSVAVKLDLVGHVLWANITAWACDDLALEIGQKWFAQIKGVSVTQSDLCSK, encoded by the coding sequence ATGTTAGTCATTGATATTCAAAAGCAATTGGGTGATTTGGATTTAAACGTTCAATTGTCGCTGCCATCTTCTGGAATAAGTGCGATATTTGGTCGGTCGGGTGCCGGAAAATCATCACTTGCGAATTTAATCAGTGGATTAACGTCCCCAGATTCAGGGCGAATTTCTCTTAATAGTTCTTTACTATTTGATTCAGATAAGAAGATTTCGGTACCGCCAGAACGTCGACATATTGGGTATGTGTTTCAAGATGCACGTTTATTCCCACATTACAAAGTTGAGGGGAATTTACTCTATGGATGTAATGGTAAGAGAACGGCTCGTTTTGATGATGTGGTGAGCTTGCTTGATATTGAGCCTTTGTTAGATCGTCACCCCCATTCCTTGTCGGGGGGAGAAAAGCAACGCGTTGCCATTGGTCGAGCCATTTTATCTGAGCCAGATTTATTAGTCATGGATGAACCGTTAGCGTCATTGGATCTCCCAAGAAAACGTGAAGTGATGCCATATTTAGAACGCTTGGCGAAAGAGATCAAGATCCCTATTATTTATGTCACACACAGTCTTGATGAAATACTTCGTTTAGCGGATCACATGGTGCTGTTAAATGATGGAAAGGTCAGTTTATCAGGAGACATTACCTCAGTGTGGAGCTCACAAGAGATGCGCCCTTGGGTTAGTATGTCCGAGCAATCAACATTGTTAGAAGGTATTGTTGATCATCACCATGAAACGTATTTGATGAGTTTTGTGCAGCTGTCAGATCGACAAGGGATTTGGGTTAAAAAAACAGACGCTTCTGTTGTACTAGATCAGCATATTCGATTACGGATTCGAGCAAATGACGTTTCTTTAATCAAAACTGAACCCTGCAGCAGTTCTATTCGTAATATTCTACCGGTTACCGTTGTCGCGATTGAAAAAGACCGAGAAAATGACAGTGTTGCCGTCAAACTTGATTTGGTGGGGCATGTTTTATGGGCGAATATTACCGCTTGGGCCTGTGATGATTTAGCGTTAGAAATTGGACAGAAATGGTTTGCACAAATTAAAGGTGTGAGTGTGACTCAGTCAGACTTATGCTCTAAGTAA
- a CDS encoding ATP-dependent zinc protease family protein — protein MKITKKWSTLLLPILLAGCMSTTATTTPETGTTDKPVVEQPVTPETKPAVKPETKPAVRPEQKPQIDPKPPVATNLKTADGKLILGEEEWMYIKGINHNAKARIDTGATTSSISAVDIEMFERDGKDWVKFKLAHGAGETKEFESPVARIVTIRQSSTEKRTDRPVIEAWVQIGDLETKTEFTLNDRTHMTFPVLLGRTFFRDVAVVDVSKKFIQPKVKLAK, from the coding sequence ATGAAGATAACAAAAAAATGGTCAACGTTACTTTTACCTATTTTACTTGCTGGTTGTATGTCGACAACAGCAACGACAACACCAGAAACAGGTACGACTGATAAGCCGGTTGTTGAGCAACCAGTAACACCAGAGACTAAGCCAGCAGTAAAACCAGAAACAAAGCCAGCAGTTAGGCCTGAACAAAAACCACAGATCGATCCTAAGCCACCCGTTGCGACAAATCTGAAAACAGCAGATGGCAAACTGATTTTAGGTGAAGAAGAGTGGATGTACATCAAAGGGATTAACCATAACGCGAAAGCTCGCATTGACACAGGCGCTACAACGTCTTCAATTTCAGCGGTTGATATTGAAATGTTTGAGCGTGATGGAAAAGATTGGGTTAAATTTAAACTTGCTCATGGTGCTGGTGAGACAAAAGAGTTTGAATCACCAGTGGCTCGTATCGTAACTATTCGTCAATCAAGTACAGAGAAACGAACTGATCGTCCAGTGATTGAAGCATGGGTACAAATTGGCGATTTAGAAACCAAGACAGAGTTTACTCTTAATGACCGTACGCACATGACGTTCCCTGTATTATTAGGTCGAACTTTCTTCCGTGATGTGGCTGTTGTTGACGTAAGTAAAAAGTTCATTCAGCCAAAAGTAAAATTAGCTAAGTAA
- the modB gene encoding molybdate ABC transporter permease subunit, protein MILTDYEVEALLLSLKIAGIAVSFSLPIGILLAWLLARCEFKGKAILDGLIHLPLVLPPVVIGYLLLISMGRQGIIGKWLYELFGLSFSFNWKGAALASAIVALPLMVRAIRLALESVDQKLEQAARTLGASRCKVFTTITLPLMLPGILTGAVLAFARSLGEFGATISFVSNIEGETRTLPLAMFSYIEIPGAEMEAARLCVISIVVALISLLLSEWLARASKKRLMG, encoded by the coding sequence ATGATATTAACGGATTATGAAGTAGAGGCTTTATTACTGAGTTTAAAGATCGCGGGCATTGCGGTCAGCTTTTCTTTGCCTATTGGAATATTACTGGCTTGGTTGCTAGCTCGATGTGAGTTTAAAGGCAAAGCCATATTAGATGGATTAATTCATTTACCGTTAGTGTTGCCACCAGTGGTGATTGGGTATTTGTTACTGATCTCAATGGGGCGACAAGGCATTATAGGCAAATGGTTATATGAACTGTTTGGATTAAGTTTTAGTTTTAATTGGAAAGGGGCTGCATTGGCCTCTGCTATTGTTGCGTTGCCATTGATGGTACGAGCGATTCGATTAGCGTTAGAGTCGGTTGATCAAAAGTTAGAACAGGCAGCCCGTACTTTGGGGGCATCACGCTGCAAAGTATTTACCACCATCACTTTACCCTTAATGTTGCCGGGGATTTTAACTGGTGCCGTGCTAGCCTTTGCGCGCAGTTTAGGTGAATTTGGTGCGACCATCAGTTTTGTTTCAAATATCGAAGGGGAGACAAGAACGCTTCCATTAGCAATGTTCAGTTACATAGAGATCCCCGGGGCAGAAATGGAAGCAGCGCGATTGTGCGTGATCTCTATTGTTGTTGCGTTAATTTCATTATTGCTGTCTGAATGGTTAGCACGAGCCAGTAAAAAAAGGTTGATGGGTTAA
- the modA gene encoding molybdate ABC transporter substrate-binding protein — protein sequence MSRIFVFFALLMSSLSVSANVTVYAASSLTNVMDDIASSYQKVTGEKVRVSYAGSSSLARQIANGAPADIYLSANTKWMDYLIEQDQIEAETKVDLLKNSLVLIASKSTPKENAWQWFIDQKDLRLSMADPRHVPAGIYGKQSLENQHRWAEVNKRIASGNNVRSALLFVERDEAPLGIVYKTDALLSKGVTIVEEFPADSHDPIVYPMAIVKDKKSDQVMNFYQYLLSEKAKMTFTAYGFTTI from the coding sequence ATGTCTCGAATTTTTGTATTTTTTGCATTATTGATGAGTTCGTTGTCAGTATCTGCCAATGTGACAGTATATGCAGCATCATCATTAACCAATGTAATGGATGATATCGCGTCTTCTTATCAGAAGGTAACTGGTGAAAAAGTCAGAGTGAGTTACGCAGGGTCGTCTTCGTTAGCACGACAAATAGCGAACGGTGCACCCGCGGATATTTACTTATCAGCCAATACGAAGTGGATGGACTATTTGATCGAACAGGATCAAATTGAAGCTGAAACAAAGGTTGATCTGTTAAAAAATAGCCTAGTATTAATTGCATCGAAAAGCACACCAAAAGAAAACGCTTGGCAGTGGTTTATTGATCAAAAAGATCTGCGCCTTTCAATGGCAGATCCAAGGCATGTACCCGCAGGTATTTATGGTAAGCAAAGTTTAGAGAATCAACATCGTTGGGCTGAGGTAAATAAACGCATAGCATCAGGTAATAATGTGCGTTCGGCTCTTTTATTTGTGGAGCGTGATGAAGCGCCGTTAGGCATTGTGTATAAGACAGATGCATTATTATCAAAAGGCGTAACGATTGTCGAAGAGTTCCCTGCTGATTCTCATGATCCTATCGTGTACCCGATGGCGATAGTAAAAGATAAAAAATCAGATCAAGTAATGAATTTTTATCAATACTTACTTTCTGAAAAAGCCAAAATGACCTTTACAGCTTATGGGTTTACAACAATTTAA